From the Leptotrichia sp. oral taxon 221 genome, one window contains:
- the ilvD gene encoding dihydroxy-acid dehydratase translates to MSGNGKGRSDNLTKGAARAPHRSLLKGLGFIGDEMEKPIIGIANSFNEIIPGHVHLKNLVQSVKDGIRMAGGVPMEFNTIGICDGLAMNHIGMKYSLVTRNIIADSIEAVAMATPFDAIVFMPSCDKVVPGMLIAAARLNIPSIFVSGGAMLAGVYKGKKIGLSNVFEAVGAYNTGQITRKELNSVEEMACPTCGSCAGMYTANTMNCLTEALGMGLPGNGTVPAVFSERARLAKKAGMQIMEVLKADLRPSDILTREAFENAVAVDMALGGSSNTALHLPAIAHEAGIDLTLSDFNEIAQKTRQICKLSPSGEYFIEDLYRAGGVTGVMKRLLENERLHGDAKTVALQTQGELAKDAFINDDDVIKPWDKPAYKTGGIAVLKGNLAPNGCVVKEGAVDPEMLQHTGPAKVFNSEEEAVKAIVGGEIVAGDVVIIRYEGPKGGPGMREMLSPTAMIAGMGLDKDVALITDGRFSGATRGASIGHVSPEAASGGNIAIIQNGDIVEIDIPNRSINIKISDEEIEARKAKLEPFKLQVKGYLKKYAMHVSSADRGAIEILED, encoded by the coding sequence ATGTCAGGAAATGGAAAAGGAAGAAGTGATAATTTAACAAAAGGTGCAGCAAGAGCACCACATAGATCATTGTTAAAAGGGTTAGGTTTCATAGGAGATGAAATGGAAAAACCAATAATTGGGATTGCGAACTCATTTAATGAAATAATACCAGGGCATGTTCATTTGAAAAACTTGGTTCAATCGGTAAAAGATGGAATTAGAATGGCTGGAGGAGTTCCAATGGAATTTAATACAATTGGAATTTGTGATGGACTTGCGATGAATCATATTGGGATGAAATATTCGTTGGTTACGAGAAATATAATTGCAGATTCGATTGAAGCGGTTGCTATGGCTACTCCATTTGATGCGATTGTGTTTATGCCAAGTTGTGATAAAGTAGTGCCTGGAATGTTGATTGCTGCGGCAAGATTGAATATACCTTCAATATTTGTAAGTGGAGGAGCAATGCTTGCAGGAGTTTATAAAGGTAAAAAAATTGGATTAAGTAATGTATTTGAAGCGGTTGGAGCTTATAACACTGGGCAAATTACTAGAAAAGAATTAAATTCTGTAGAAGAAATGGCTTGTCCGACTTGTGGATCATGTGCAGGAATGTATACTGCAAATACTATGAACTGCTTAACAGAAGCACTTGGAATGGGACTTCCAGGAAATGGAACTGTTCCAGCTGTATTTTCAGAAAGAGCAAGACTTGCTAAAAAAGCGGGAATGCAAATTATGGAAGTTTTAAAAGCAGATTTAAGACCAAGTGATATTTTAACAAGAGAAGCATTTGAAAATGCGGTTGCAGTAGATATGGCACTTGGAGGATCTTCTAATACAGCGTTACATTTACCTGCGATTGCTCATGAAGCTGGAATTGACTTGACTTTAAGTGACTTTAATGAAATTGCGCAAAAAACTCGTCAAATTTGTAAATTGTCACCATCAGGAGAATACTTCATTGAAGACTTGTATAGAGCTGGTGGAGTTACTGGAGTTATGAAGAGATTGCTTGAAAATGAAAGATTGCATGGAGATGCAAAAACTGTAGCATTGCAAACACAAGGAGAATTGGCAAAAGATGCATTCATTAATGATGACGATGTAATTAAACCTTGGGATAAACCAGCTTACAAAACTGGAGGAATTGCTGTATTGAAAGGGAACTTGGCACCAAATGGATGTGTTGTTAAAGAAGGTGCGGTAGATCCAGAAATGTTGCAACATACAGGACCTGCAAAAGTATTTAATAGTGAAGAAGAAGCCGTTAAAGCGATTGTTGGTGGAGAAATTGTAGCAGGAGATGTTGTAATTATTAGATATGAAGGACCAAAAGGTGGACCAGGAATGAGAGAAATGTTATCGCCAACAGCTATGATTGCAGGAATGGGTCTTGATAAAGATGTTGCGTTAATTACAGATGGAAGATTCTCTGGAGCTACGAGAGGTGCTTCGATTGGACACGTTTCGCCAGAAGCTGCTTCAGGTGGAAATATTGCGATTATTCAAAATGGAGATATTGTGGAAATTGATATTCCAAACAGATCAATTAATATTAAAATCTCTGATGAAGAAATTGAAGCTAGAAAAGCTAAATTGGAACCATTTAAACTTCAAGTAAAAGGATACTTGAAAAAATATGCTATGCATGTGTCTTCTGCAGATAGAGGAGCAATTGAAATTTTAGAAGATTAG